In the Mycolicibacterium thermoresistibile genome, one interval contains:
- a CDS encoding fatty acyl-AMP ligase: MRTAPTVRPLFSTLTEALAAAAQTSAELSFVAVDETERHVPMADIRHRALAIAADLSASGIRRGDRVALVLPTCPEFVESFFGVLSAGAIPVPLYPPVRLGRLDEYHRRTAAMLRAADAALVVSDQRIRRFLGVAVHAAGPRLGCVVASDLGGGVADPGARPAPEPGSGDIALIQFSSGTTHDPKPVALTHTNLLYNLAAIGRYFDEEQLPEIVGVTWLPMYHDMGLIGNLLSAFYHAVPLTLLPPELFAARPAAWLRAISRHRGTVSAAPNFAFSLCHSRIRDDELDGVNLSSWRLCLNGAEAVNADIQRRFAERFARWGFAASALTPCYGMAEASLAVTFKPARTSFATLRVAADRLAATGLVEPGGKELVSVGRPLAGVEVEVRDEDGRALPEGQAGRIFVRGPSVMSGYFGRPDLTEQSVHDGWLDTGDLGFVFAGELFICGRGKDTVIIRGANHAPQDFEAALEGLPGVRTGCAVAVGFVPDGDEEEALALLVETTSDAPATLADDVATRVLERTGIAVNHVELLAPGTLPRTSSGKMRRSEARMLWQAGRLRPPAKVSAVRLMLHAARGQLSHARAAYSRFTASRGAVEPAPRTQVP, translated from the coding sequence ATGAGAACCGCACCGACGGTCCGGCCGCTGTTCTCGACCCTCACCGAAGCCCTCGCCGCGGCGGCGCAGACGTCGGCGGAGTTGTCGTTCGTGGCGGTCGACGAGACCGAACGCCACGTTCCGATGGCCGACATCCGGCACCGGGCGCTGGCGATCGCCGCCGATCTGTCGGCGAGCGGGATCCGCCGCGGCGACCGGGTGGCGCTGGTGCTGCCCACCTGTCCGGAGTTCGTCGAGAGCTTCTTCGGGGTGCTGTCTGCCGGCGCCATCCCGGTGCCGCTGTATCCACCGGTGCGGTTGGGCAGGCTCGACGAGTACCACCGCCGCACCGCGGCGATGCTCCGTGCCGCCGACGCCGCGCTGGTGGTGTCCGACCAGCGCATCCGCCGCTTCCTGGGGGTGGCCGTGCACGCCGCCGGCCCCCGCCTGGGCTGTGTGGTCGCCTCCGATCTCGGCGGCGGGGTCGCCGATCCGGGCGCCCGGCCGGCACCGGAACCGGGGTCAGGCGACATCGCCCTCATCCAATTCTCCTCGGGCACAACGCATGACCCGAAACCGGTGGCGCTCACCCACACGAATCTGCTGTACAACCTGGCCGCCATCGGCCGGTACTTCGACGAGGAGCAGCTGCCGGAGATCGTCGGCGTCACCTGGTTGCCGATGTACCACGACATGGGGTTGATCGGGAATCTGTTGTCGGCGTTCTACCATGCGGTGCCGCTGACCCTGCTCCCGCCGGAGTTGTTCGCCGCCAGGCCGGCCGCGTGGCTGCGGGCGATCTCCCGCCACCGGGGCACCGTCTCCGCGGCGCCAAACTTCGCGTTCAGCTTGTGCCACAGCAGGATTCGAGATGACGAGCTGGACGGTGTGAATCTGTCGTCATGGCGGTTGTGCCTCAACGGCGCGGAGGCGGTGAACGCCGACATCCAGCGCAGGTTCGCCGAACGCTTCGCGCGGTGGGGTTTCGCCGCGTCGGCGCTGACGCCGTGTTACGGCATGGCCGAGGCCTCCCTGGCGGTGACGTTCAAACCCGCCCGCACGTCGTTCGCCACACTCCGGGTGGCCGCGGACCGGCTGGCGGCCACCGGTCTGGTGGAACCGGGCGGCAAGGAACTGGTGAGCGTCGGGCGTCCGCTGGCCGGGGTCGAGGTGGAGGTCCGCGACGAGGACGGGCGGGCGCTGCCCGAGGGGCAGGCCGGGCGGATCTTCGTCCGGGGACCGAGCGTGATGAGCGGATACTTCGGGCGTCCCGACCTGACCGAGCAGAGCGTGCACGACGGCTGGCTGGACACCGGGGATCTCGGATTCGTCTTCGCCGGTGAGCTCTTCATCTGCGGTCGGGGTAAGGACACCGTCATCATCCGGGGCGCCAACCACGCGCCGCAGGATTTCGAGGCGGCACTGGAGGGGCTGCCCGGGGTGCGCACCGGATGTGCGGTGGCGGTGGGCTTCGTCCCCGACGGTGACGAGGAGGAGGCGCTGGCACTGCTGGTCGAGACCACCTCCGATGCGCCGGCCACCCTGGCCGACGATGTGGCCACCCGGGTGCTCGAGCGCACGGGGATCGCGGTGAACCATGTGGAACTGCTGGCGCCGGGCACGCTGCCACGAACCTCGAGCGGGAAGATGCGCCGCAGCGAGGCGCGGATGCTGTGGCAGGCCGGCAGACTGCGGCCACCGGCGAAGGTGTCGGCGGTGCGGTTGATGCTGCATGCGGCGCGGGGACAACTGTCGCACGCCCGCGCCGCCTATTCGCGGTTCACGGCGAGCAGGGGCGCGGTCGAACCGGCGCCCCGGACCCAGGTGCCATGA
- a CDS encoding acyl carrier protein: protein MTHTDQSDRVEMVTREIIEMIRSEVPAANLTAESALQEGGMDSLRVMSLVLRIEARYDIELDADDGGDLRTVRDLAQLVLRRVDGQP from the coding sequence ATGACCCACACCGATCAATCCGACCGGGTGGAAATGGTCACCCGGGAGATCATCGAGATGATCAGATCCGAGGTGCCCGCGGCGAATCTGACCGCAGAGTCGGCCCTGCAGGAGGGCGGCATGGACTCGCTGCGGGTGATGTCGCTGGTGCTGCGGATCGAGGCGCGCTACGACATCGAGCTGGACGCCGACGACGGCGGCGACCTCCGCACCGTGCGCGATCTGGCCCAGCTGGTCCTGCGCCGCGTCGACGGTCAGCCATGA
- a CDS encoding 3-oxoacyl-ACP synthase III family protein encodes MRKTPSPTVSLVDVASYLPENRMPASWYAEHAESDDLRDNPMFAPPEYRHHSAIDESNVDMIERAAAGLLGRYGPDVLRDVDVLLTHSQMPDLPIVGAGGEVAHRLGMNPEWIIDVHNSGCASFVQMIKLARRLLSSGSGRKALIACSAGAAGKVFEQPEVRKLAQSSVPGDGAAVGLLEVSDRSPVLDVECRYFGQNAVDMTLETDPPRRWWQAGPGEGHVGFNEGKIMKVLARGNRMVPQVVRAVCDRIGVKPVDLDLLITNQPNRLLLRNWDEALELPRERHCDTFHEAGNLFAVAMPHNLQTAIEDGRIAAGDVVMLAGFANAGDFAGAAAIQWGGRPRSVQTQSADTRSGEASS; translated from the coding sequence ATGAGGAAAACACCGTCACCGACCGTCAGCCTGGTCGACGTGGCCAGCTATCTGCCGGAGAACCGGATGCCGGCGTCGTGGTACGCCGAACACGCGGAGTCCGACGATCTGCGCGACAACCCGATGTTCGCGCCACCGGAGTACCGACACCACTCGGCGATCGACGAATCCAATGTCGACATGATCGAACGGGCTGCCGCAGGTCTGCTCGGCCGTTACGGGCCGGACGTGCTGCGGGATGTGGACGTGCTGCTCACCCACTCCCAGATGCCCGATCTGCCGATCGTCGGCGCGGGCGGTGAGGTGGCGCACCGGCTCGGGATGAATCCGGAATGGATCATCGACGTGCACAACAGCGGCTGTGCGTCGTTCGTGCAGATGATCAAGCTGGCGCGCCGGTTGCTGTCGTCCGGAAGCGGACGCAAGGCCCTGATCGCGTGTTCCGCCGGCGCCGCGGGGAAGGTGTTCGAACAGCCCGAGGTGCGCAAACTCGCCCAGTCCTCGGTGCCCGGCGACGGTGCGGCGGTCGGGCTGCTCGAAGTCTCCGACCGCTCCCCGGTGCTCGACGTCGAGTGCCGCTACTTCGGTCAGAACGCGGTCGACATGACCCTGGAGACCGACCCGCCGCGACGATGGTGGCAGGCCGGGCCCGGAGAGGGGCACGTCGGGTTCAACGAGGGCAAGATCATGAAGGTGCTCGCCCGCGGCAACCGGATGGTGCCGCAGGTGGTGCGCGCGGTGTGCGACCGCATCGGGGTGAAACCGGTCGACCTCGACCTGCTGATCACGAATCAACCGAACCGGCTGCTGCTGCGCAACTGGGACGAAGCGCTCGAACTGCCCCGCGAACGCCACTGCGACACCTTCCACGAAGCCGGCAACCTGTTCGCGGTGGCGATGCCGCACAACCTGCAGACCGCGATCGAGGACGGGCGGATCGCCGCCGGCGACGTCGTGATGCTGGCGGGGTTCGCCAACGCCGGGGACTTCGCCGGCGCCGCCGCCATTCAGTGGGGCGGCCGGCCCCGATCGGTGCAGACCCAATCTGCGGACACCCGCTCCGGGGAGGCTTCGTCATGA
- a CDS encoding Tex family protein has translation MTGTVTLKSVNARLAEELEVGEAQVAAAVRLLDEGATVPFIARYRKEATGSLDDGQLRMLEERLRYLRELDERRAAVLSAIEEQGKLTDDLRAALLAADTKARVEDIYLPFKPKRRTKAQIAREAGLEPLADRLLADPTLVPDQVAGEYVGESVADPAAALDGARHILTDRAAEDAELVGAIREKFWVQGTLRTAPWSDEVATSAAAQKFRDYFEFAEPLEEMPSHRVLAVLRGEKEEVLALTFDGGDEAGYHAMIADTLGIDLTAAAAATPWLTGTVEWAWRTKLSVSAKVDARIRLRQRAEEEAVAVFARNLRDLLLAAPAGSRVTLGLDPGYRTGVKVAVVDGTGKVLDTATIYPHQPQKQWDAAKATLAALVARHGVELIAVGNGTASRETDALAAEVIADIRAAGATPPVKAMVSEAGASVYSASSYAARELPDLDVTLRGAVSIARRLQDPLAELVKIEPKSIGVGQYQHDVTPGYLARSLDAVVEDAVNAVGVDLNTASVPLLSRVSGISESLAESIVAHREKTGPFRNRKALLDVPRLGPKAFEQCAGFLRIRDGDDPLDASGVHPEAYPVVRRILDRAGVTLAELIGNEKTLRALRPADFADDQFGIPTVTDILAELEKPGRDPRPAFATATFTDGVDTIADLKVGMVLEGVVTNVAAFGAFVDIGVHQDGLVHVSAMADRFVSDPHDIVRSGQVVRVKVVDVDVERQRIGLSLRLDDDPHQSGKRSGNRGAKGEAPKGGNGRRPDRGDRRNQNRSRGGNQPNGAMAQALRDAGFGR, from the coding sequence GTGACCGGAACCGTGACCCTGAAGTCCGTAAACGCCCGTCTCGCTGAGGAACTGGAGGTCGGCGAGGCGCAAGTAGCCGCCGCGGTCCGGCTGCTCGACGAGGGCGCGACCGTCCCGTTCATCGCCCGCTACCGCAAGGAGGCGACCGGCAGTCTCGACGACGGGCAGCTGCGGATGCTCGAGGAGCGCCTGCGCTACCTGCGTGAACTCGACGAACGCCGCGCCGCGGTGCTGAGCGCTATCGAGGAACAGGGCAAACTCACCGACGACCTCAGGGCAGCGCTGCTGGCGGCGGACACCAAGGCCCGCGTCGAGGACATCTACCTGCCGTTCAAGCCCAAGCGACGCACCAAGGCGCAGATCGCCCGGGAGGCCGGGCTGGAACCGCTCGCCGACCGGTTGCTCGCCGATCCGACGCTGGTTCCCGACCAGGTGGCCGGGGAGTACGTGGGGGAGTCCGTCGCCGACCCGGCCGCGGCGCTCGACGGTGCGCGGCACATCCTCACCGATCGGGCCGCCGAGGACGCCGAGCTGGTGGGCGCCATCCGGGAGAAGTTCTGGGTCCAGGGAACCCTGCGAACCGCACCGTGGTCCGACGAGGTCGCCACAAGCGCTGCCGCGCAGAAGTTCCGGGACTACTTCGAGTTCGCCGAGCCGCTGGAGGAGATGCCCTCGCACCGGGTGCTGGCGGTGTTGCGTGGGGAGAAGGAGGAGGTGCTGGCGCTCACCTTCGACGGCGGTGACGAGGCCGGCTACCACGCCATGATCGCCGACACCCTGGGTATCGACCTGACCGCCGCCGCGGCGGCGACCCCGTGGCTGACGGGCACCGTCGAATGGGCGTGGCGCACCAAGCTCAGCGTGTCGGCGAAGGTCGACGCCCGCATCAGGCTGCGGCAGCGCGCCGAGGAGGAGGCGGTGGCGGTGTTCGCCCGCAACCTCAGGGACCTGCTGCTGGCAGCCCCGGCGGGGAGCCGGGTCACGCTGGGGCTCGACCCCGGTTACCGCACCGGGGTCAAGGTTGCCGTCGTCGACGGCACCGGCAAGGTGCTCGACACCGCCACCATCTACCCGCATCAGCCGCAGAAGCAGTGGGACGCCGCCAAGGCCACGCTCGCCGCGCTGGTGGCGCGGCACGGCGTGGAGTTGATCGCGGTCGGCAACGGTACCGCCTCCCGCGAAACCGATGCCCTGGCCGCGGAAGTGATCGCCGACATCCGTGCGGCCGGTGCGACTCCGCCGGTCAAGGCGATGGTCAGCGAGGCCGGCGCGTCGGTGTACTCCGCATCGTCCTATGCGGCCCGTGAACTGCCCGATCTCGACGTGACCCTGCGCGGTGCGGTGTCGATCGCGCGGCGGTTGCAGGATCCGCTGGCCGAACTGGTGAAGATCGAGCCGAAGTCGATCGGGGTCGGCCAGTATCAACACGACGTGACGCCCGGATACCTCGCGCGCAGCCTGGACGCGGTGGTCGAGGACGCGGTGAACGCGGTCGGTGTGGACCTCAACACCGCCTCGGTGCCGTTGCTGTCCCGGGTGTCGGGGATCAGCGAGTCGTTGGCGGAGTCGATCGTCGCCCATCGGGAGAAGACCGGACCGTTCCGCAACCGCAAGGCGTTGTTGGATGTTCCGCGCCTGGGCCCCAAGGCTTTCGAACAGTGCGCGGGCTTCCTGCGGATCCGCGACGGTGACGACCCGCTGGACGCCTCCGGTGTGCATCCCGAGGCGTACCCGGTGGTGCGGCGGATCCTGGACCGCGCGGGTGTCACCCTGGCCGAACTGATCGGCAACGAGAAGACGCTGCGGGCACTACGTCCGGCCGATTTCGCCGATGACCAGTTCGGCATCCCCACGGTGACCGACATTCTCGCCGAACTCGAGAAGCCCGGCCGTGACCCGCGGCCCGCGTTCGCCACCGCCACCTTCACCGACGGGGTGGACACGATCGCCGACCTCAAGGTGGGCATGGTGCTCGAGGGGGTGGTCACCAATGTGGCGGCCTTCGGCGCGTTCGTCGACATCGGTGTGCACCAGGACGGTCTCGTGCACGTGTCGGCGATGGCCGACCGGTTCGTCTCGGATCCGCACGACATCGTCCGATCCGGTCAGGTGGTTCGGGTCAAGGTGGTCGATGTCGATGTGGAACGGCAGCGCATCGGGCTGAGCCTGCGCCTCGACGACGACCCGCACCAGTCCGGAAAGCGCTCCGGCAACCGGGGCGCGAAGGGCGAGGCCCCGAAGGGCGGGAACGGCCGCAGACCCGACCGCGGCGACCGGCGAAACCAGAACCGGTCCCGCGGCGGCAACCAGCCGAACGGTGCGATGGCTCAGGCGTTGCGGGACGCTGGATTCGGTCGCTAG
- a CDS encoding NAD(P)H-dependent amine dehydrogenase family protein — MSKPIRTVVWSTGGVGSIAIDAISRRPDLELVGVWVHSEEKVGKDAGELAGVGPLGVSATDDAGALIALQPDCVVYAASGPERDAGAVPDYVRLLEAGINVVSTTSTMLVYPPSYHSEEWRDQLEAAAKSGSASFYASGIFPGFGSDELALLLTTQSKNIRRITATEIALNDHYPVADVMMDGMGFGRPLDFEPWLKTPGFIEMAWRAPIHLIADGLGVEVEELRGTFDRSVTHRDIDVAFGRVEAGTCGAVRTRVAGIVGGREAIVIEHIIRMARDVAPEWLTSEFDATYRVDIEGDPDIHCAMNLGAAEGHGAGRAAMAATAMRVVNAIPYVVAAPAGLLSSLDLPTTLPRHAFD, encoded by the coding sequence TTGTCGAAACCGATCCGAACCGTGGTGTGGTCGACGGGTGGTGTCGGCTCGATCGCGATCGACGCGATCAGCCGGCGCCCGGATCTCGAACTCGTCGGTGTGTGGGTGCATTCCGAGGAGAAGGTCGGCAAGGACGCCGGTGAGCTCGCCGGCGTCGGCCCGCTGGGTGTCTCGGCCACCGACGACGCCGGTGCGCTGATCGCCCTGCAACCGGACTGCGTCGTCTACGCGGCCAGCGGTCCGGAACGGGACGCCGGCGCGGTGCCTGACTATGTGCGGCTGCTCGAGGCGGGTATCAACGTCGTCTCGACGACCTCCACGATGCTGGTGTATCCGCCGAGCTATCACTCCGAGGAGTGGCGGGACCAACTCGAGGCGGCCGCGAAGTCCGGCTCGGCGTCGTTCTACGCGTCGGGCATCTTCCCGGGTTTCGGCTCCGACGAGCTGGCGCTGTTGCTGACCACCCAGTCCAAGAACATCCGACGCATCACCGCGACCGAGATCGCGCTGAACGACCACTATCCGGTGGCCGACGTGATGATGGACGGGATGGGCTTCGGCCGTCCACTCGACTTCGAACCCTGGCTCAAGACCCCCGGGTTCATCGAGATGGCTTGGCGCGCGCCGATTCACCTCATCGCCGACGGGTTGGGTGTCGAGGTCGAGGAACTGCGCGGAACGTTCGACCGGAGCGTCACCCACCGGGACATCGATGTGGCGTTCGGCCGGGTCGAGGCGGGCACCTGCGGTGCGGTGCGGACCCGGGTCGCCGGGATCGTCGGTGGGCGGGAGGCCATCGTCATCGAGCACATCATCCGGATGGCGCGCGACGTCGCCCCGGAGTGGCTGACCTCGGAGTTCGATGCCACTTACCGGGTCGACATCGAGGGTGACCCCGACATCCACTGTGCGATGAACCTCGGCGCCGCCGAGGGTCACGGGGCCGGCCGCGCGGCGATGGCCGCCACCGCGATGCGGGTGGTGAACGCGATACCGTACGTGGTGGCGGCGCCGGCCGGGCTGCTGAGCTCCCTGGACCTGCCGACCACGTTGCCGCGCCACGCGTTCGACTGA
- a CDS encoding SDR family oxidoreductase, whose translation MAGIEQFRYDGRHALIVGGATGMGAAAARIVRDLGATVTVMDYAPVTYDTDRVIEMDLRDPGSIDHAVDELSGPVDAVFSAAGIADGPDLMRTNFIGHRHLLDRLFADGRLGRGSAICFISSVAGMGWENDLDRLLDFLSTTDYRSADAWVKEHEGDGFIHYGFSKQVVNAYVATWAFELLKQGVRINAICPGPTDTPLARANADLWLTFAQDYRDATGVGVHQPEQMGSAMAFLNSPAASGISGITLLVDSGHAMSSLTNAFPPGKPIMDLITGRAKL comes from the coding sequence ATGGCTGGTATCGAGCAATTCCGTTATGACGGCAGGCATGCACTGATTGTGGGGGGCGCGACCGGGATGGGTGCGGCGGCGGCCCGGATCGTCCGGGACCTCGGCGCGACGGTGACGGTCATGGACTACGCTCCCGTCACCTACGACACCGATCGGGTCATCGAGATGGATCTGCGCGATCCCGGATCCATCGACCACGCGGTCGACGAACTGTCCGGCCCGGTCGACGCCGTCTTCTCGGCCGCCGGCATCGCCGACGGTCCGGATCTGATGCGGACCAACTTCATCGGGCATCGCCATCTGCTCGACCGGTTGTTCGCCGACGGCCGGCTGGGACGCGGATCCGCGATCTGCTTCATCTCCTCGGTGGCCGGGATGGGCTGGGAGAACGATCTGGACCGGTTGCTGGATTTCCTGTCGACCACCGACTACCGGTCCGCGGACGCGTGGGTCAAGGAACATGAGGGCGACGGCTTCATCCACTACGGATTCAGCAAGCAGGTCGTCAACGCCTACGTCGCGACGTGGGCGTTCGAACTGCTCAAGCAGGGTGTGCGGATCAACGCGATCTGCCCCGGACCCACCGACACCCCGCTGGCGCGCGCCAATGCCGATCTGTGGCTGACCTTCGCCCAGGATTACCGGGACGCCACCGGCGTCGGAGTCCATCAGCCCGAGCAGATGGGCAGTGCGATGGCCTTTCTGAACTCGCCGGCGGCCAGTGGGATCAGCGGTATCACGCTGTTGGTGGACAGCGGGCATGCGATGTCCTCGCTGACGAACGCCTTCCCGCCCGGCAAGCCGATCATGGACCTGATCACCGGGCGGGCGAAGCTCTAG
- a CDS encoding TetR/AcrR family transcriptional regulator, whose product MRKSAHTLASVAGRAYDDGTRRTEILQTAARLIASSGLRTSLQEIADAAGILPGSLYHHFESKEAILVELLRRYHTDLDTIAAHAQERLDDPDPRSPSDRITDLGVAIARCAVTHRAALQMTFYEGPTSHPEVTALAQQRPTGILEAMLQTLRAARWSGYLRADIDLPILADRIVQTMLQVGLDVIRHNASPDKAATLLCRILLEGLATVLPTDEELDGSAAFRAADEVVQSWSLEAEAEADDKAAHVRAVARAEFGRRGYEGTTIRDIARAAGLGTGTVYRLIGSKEELLASIMRSFGEKIAVGWTDVLRTDAPAIAKLDALSWVNTNALDRFGDEFRIQLAWMRQSPPDTPNPGWLFAKRVRQVKSLLAAAIRSGEISIDSPSNELLARSVIGVGWVPENILRQIGTRAAQILVRDTVLRGAADRDVTR is encoded by the coding sequence GTGCGGAAGAGTGCCCATACCCTCGCGTCGGTCGCCGGCAGAGCCTACGACGACGGCACTCGGCGCACCGAGATCCTGCAAACCGCTGCGCGGTTGATCGCCTCGTCGGGGCTGCGAACCTCGCTGCAGGAGATCGCCGACGCCGCTGGCATCCTGCCGGGCAGCCTCTACCACCACTTCGAGTCCAAAGAAGCGATCCTGGTGGAGTTGCTGCGCCGCTATCACACCGACCTCGACACCATCGCGGCACATGCCCAGGAGCGGCTCGACGACCCGGATCCCCGCTCCCCGTCCGACCGCATCACCGATCTGGGGGTGGCGATCGCACGATGCGCGGTCACCCACCGTGCCGCCCTGCAGATGACGTTCTACGAAGGCCCCACTTCACATCCCGAGGTGACCGCGCTGGCGCAGCAGCGCCCGACGGGCATCCTCGAGGCGATGCTGCAGACACTACGGGCCGCCCGCTGGAGCGGTTATCTACGGGCCGACATCGACCTGCCCATCCTGGCCGACCGGATCGTGCAGACGATGCTGCAGGTCGGCCTGGATGTCATCCGGCACAACGCGAGTCCGGACAAGGCGGCGACCCTGCTTTGCCGGATCCTGCTCGAAGGGCTCGCCACCGTTTTACCCACCGACGAGGAACTCGACGGTTCTGCGGCCTTCCGGGCCGCCGACGAGGTCGTGCAATCCTGGAGCCTCGAGGCCGAGGCGGAGGCCGACGACAAGGCCGCCCATGTGCGTGCGGTGGCGCGCGCCGAGTTCGGCCGCCGCGGGTACGAGGGCACCACGATCAGGGACATCGCCCGCGCCGCCGGACTCGGCACCGGGACGGTGTACCGGCTGATCGGGTCCAAGGAAGAACTGTTGGCCTCGATCATGCGGTCCTTCGGCGAGAAGATCGCGGTGGGCTGGACCGACGTGCTACGGACCGACGCGCCGGCGATCGCCAAGCTGGACGCACTCAGCTGGGTCAACACCAACGCACTGGACCGGTTCGGTGACGAGTTCCGGATCCAGCTGGCCTGGATGCGCCAGTCCCCGCCGGACACCCCCAATCCGGGCTGGCTGTTCGCCAAGCGGGTGCGGCAGGTCAAGTCGCTGCTGGCAGCCGCCATCCGCTCCGGTGAGATCAGCATCGACAGCCCGTCCAACGAGCTGTTGGCCCGCAGCGTCATCGGGGTCGGCTGGGTTCCGGAGAACATCCTGCGGCAGATCGGCACCCGTGCCGCGCAGATCCTCGTCCGCGACACCGTGCTGCGCGGCGCAGCCGACCGCGACGTGACCCGCTGA
- a CDS encoding cytochrome P450, with protein sequence MGADGDASPYPMLAELRSKAPVHPGWPEMSIFENPPDGPQTFAAYSFDAVKAVFTDNRTFSTRCYEAIVRPLQGPTILEMQEPEHQTYRRLHEFAFARSSMRRWEAELVRPLVERTVDRIRDAGRADLVEEVFMPIPVRVIAALLGLPEADVPEFHRLAIDLLGFHADMDTALKASAELRDYFVGILAERRRSPRDDMVSKLAHAEVDGVRMSDEQIYGFMRNLLPAGAETTSRSTASLAYGLLTHPDQLTAVKADRDLLPQAIEEGIRWETPLLNFMREVTEDIEFFGVQIPAGSTIAVNLGSANHDETRWERPEEFDIFRERKPHIGFGHGAHVCLGMHLARLESTVIFNTLLDRLPGLRLDPDAAAPYVAGMYFRSPPYLHVVWD encoded by the coding sequence ATGGGCGCGGACGGCGATGCCTCGCCGTACCCGATGCTGGCCGAACTGCGGTCGAAAGCGCCGGTCCACCCGGGCTGGCCGGAGATGTCGATCTTCGAGAACCCGCCGGACGGCCCGCAGACCTTCGCCGCCTACAGCTTCGATGCCGTCAAGGCGGTTTTCACCGACAACCGGACCTTCAGCACCCGCTGCTATGAGGCGATCGTGCGTCCGTTGCAGGGCCCGACGATCCTCGAGATGCAGGAACCCGAACACCAGACATACCGCAGGTTGCACGAGTTCGCCTTCGCCCGGTCGTCGATGCGGCGGTGGGAGGCCGAGTTGGTCCGGCCGCTGGTGGAGCGCACCGTGGACAGGATCCGCGATGCCGGGCGGGCCGACCTCGTCGAAGAGGTGTTCATGCCGATCCCGGTCCGGGTGATCGCCGCACTGCTCGGTCTGCCGGAGGCGGATGTGCCCGAGTTCCACCGGCTGGCCATCGACCTGCTGGGGTTCCACGCGGACATGGACACCGCGCTGAAGGCGTCTGCCGAACTGCGCGACTACTTCGTGGGAATCCTCGCCGAGCGTCGCCGGTCGCCGCGCGACGACATGGTCTCAAAGCTTGCGCACGCCGAGGTCGACGGCGTCCGGATGTCCGACGAACAGATCTACGGCTTCATGCGCAACCTGCTGCCGGCCGGGGCGGAGACCACGTCGAGATCCACTGCCAGCCTCGCCTACGGGCTGCTCACCCATCCCGACCAGCTGACCGCGGTCAAGGCCGACCGGGACCTGCTGCCACAGGCGATCGAAGAGGGTATCCGGTGGGAGACACCACTGTTGAACTTCATGCGGGAGGTCACCGAGGACATCGAGTTCTTCGGTGTGCAGATCCCGGCCGGCTCGACCATCGCGGTCAACCTCGGCAGCGCCAACCACGATGAGACCCGGTGGGAACGGCCCGAGGAGTTCGACATCTTCCGGGAGCGCAAACCGCACATCGGGTTCGGTCACGGAGCGCATGTCTGTCTGGGCATGCATCTGGCCCGGCTGGAGAGCACCGTCATCTTCAACACCCTCCTCGACCGACTGCCGGGGCTGCGGCTGGATCCGGACGCCGCGGCGCCGTATGTCGCAGGCATGTACTTCCGGTCGCCGCCGTACCTGCACGTGGTGTGGGACTGA